In Deinococcus malanensis, one DNA window encodes the following:
- a CDS encoding putative bifunctional diguanylate cyclase/phosphodiesterase, with translation MRDAVHPPPGPVPSRKPGRAGLREDRLLWALVGAAGLHSGLLVLGQQGLRWPAGLLDLVYLSVVGLAVALSVQVWRTGGPHARPALGALTLALMLYATGDLLWTWLSLFTRNPLFPSVADFFYLAQYLPLVLALLRLSHLSLRRLDATRLVLDAAIVTVVVGLFAWRAGLSTLAADPTLSVPGRVISLAYPLASLAVLGVLLLVASGTGRMQRHVAVFATGLGLIVVGDLVYALLEANGTYSSAHPIDAAWAWALVLLALGGQLAAREHTRDGRGTGDQHSGSRRLMVWLPYGAVMSLAGFVPQLYLSASLMERGIAFGVFAVLILVTLRQGVALADNRRLNAQLLLAQVQLAHDARHDALTGLLNRTGLAEHLRRALGGDAPAPFAVLFVDLDRMKRVNDAHGHEAGDHMLREMARRLSTVAPAGSVVARVGGDEFVLVAPALERASVAILARRVVTAVSVPTTLQSGTAHLTASVGVALYPGDGEHPDELVRAADIAMYGAKVEGRNSWGFYDEGALQAAQQDSRLEAQLRRALAEGGLELHYQPLVDLRSGTTLGFEALLRWRGSPDHPVSAPEMVRVAEERGLIVPLGIWGLRHAAAQASRWRAHGEKWFVTVNISALHFAHEDFLSHVRAALDEHNLTGEALILELTESALLLDLDGSVSDLNVLTSWGVRVALDDFGTGYSSLNYLRCLPVHLVKIDKAFVLSLREDGHAFVKAITVLTHGLNLLVVAEGIEEAWQLDGIGALGVDLGQGFLLGRPQRAPLAGQASDILKSLPESTPVGTSQG, from the coding sequence ATGCGCGACGCTGTACACCCTCCACCGGGCCCTGTCCCTTCACGAAAGCCGGGCCGGGCTGGGCTTCGGGAGGACAGGCTGCTCTGGGCGCTGGTGGGCGCTGCCGGGCTGCACAGTGGGCTGCTGGTGCTGGGGCAGCAAGGGCTCCGCTGGCCTGCGGGCCTGCTTGATCTGGTGTACCTGAGTGTGGTCGGCCTCGCGGTGGCCCTGAGCGTCCAGGTCTGGCGGACCGGCGGCCCGCATGCGCGGCCGGCCCTGGGCGCCCTGACGCTGGCGTTGATGCTGTATGCAACAGGCGACCTGCTGTGGACCTGGCTGAGCCTGTTTACGCGCAATCCACTGTTTCCATCCGTGGCCGACTTTTTTTACCTGGCGCAGTACCTCCCGCTGGTCCTGGCCCTGCTGCGGCTGTCTCATCTCTCGCTGCGGCGTCTGGACGCGACCCGGCTGGTGCTGGACGCAGCCATCGTAACAGTCGTCGTGGGGCTGTTCGCGTGGCGGGCCGGCCTGTCGACCCTGGCCGCAGACCCCACCCTGAGCGTGCCCGGGCGGGTGATCAGCCTCGCTTACCCGCTGGCTTCCCTGGCCGTCCTTGGGGTCCTGCTGCTGGTCGCTTCGGGCACAGGACGCATGCAGCGGCATGTTGCCGTGTTTGCCACCGGTCTGGGACTGATCGTGGTGGGGGATCTGGTCTATGCCCTCCTGGAAGCCAACGGCACCTACAGCAGCGCCCATCCTATCGACGCGGCGTGGGCCTGGGCACTGGTGCTGCTGGCGCTGGGAGGCCAGCTGGCCGCGCGCGAACACACCCGGGATGGGCGCGGTACCGGGGACCAGCACAGCGGTTCCAGGCGCCTGATGGTCTGGCTGCCTTACGGCGCGGTGATGTCTCTGGCAGGGTTTGTTCCGCAGCTCTACCTGAGCGCCTCACTCATGGAACGTGGAATCGCGTTCGGGGTGTTCGCGGTTCTCATTCTGGTGACTCTTCGTCAGGGAGTCGCCCTGGCCGACAACCGGCGCCTGAACGCACAGTTGCTCCTTGCCCAGGTCCAGCTGGCCCACGACGCCCGTCATGACGCGCTCACGGGGCTGCTCAACCGGACCGGTCTCGCCGAGCACCTGCGCCGGGCCCTGGGTGGCGACGCTCCGGCTCCCTTTGCGGTGCTGTTTGTGGATCTGGACCGCATGAAGCGCGTCAATGACGCCCACGGTCACGAGGCCGGTGACCACATGCTGCGCGAGATGGCGCGGCGCCTGTCGACGGTGGCGCCTGCCGGCTCCGTGGTGGCCCGCGTCGGAGGCGACGAGTTCGTGCTGGTGGCGCCTGCCCTGGAACGCGCCAGCGTGGCCATCCTGGCCCGCCGGGTGGTCACTGCGGTATCGGTGCCCACGACGCTGCAAAGCGGGACGGCCCACCTCACGGCCAGTGTGGGCGTGGCCCTGTACCCAGGTGACGGCGAGCATCCCGACGAATTGGTCAGGGCGGCCGATATCGCCATGTACGGAGCCAAAGTCGAAGGCCGCAACAGCTGGGGCTTTTACGACGAAGGCGCCCTGCAAGCTGCCCAGCAGGATTCGCGGCTCGAGGCCCAGCTGCGCCGCGCCCTTGCAGAGGGTGGGCTGGAACTGCATTACCAGCCGCTGGTCGACCTGCGTTCCGGGACCACCTTGGGCTTTGAGGCCCTGCTGCGCTGGCGAGGTTCTCCAGATCACCCTGTATCCGCGCCGGAAATGGTCCGGGTGGCCGAGGAGCGTGGCCTGATTGTCCCGCTGGGAATCTGGGGGCTGCGACACGCAGCGGCCCAGGCCAGCCGGTGGCGGGCGCATGGGGAGAAGTGGTTTGTCACGGTGAATATCTCGGCCCTGCACTTTGCCCACGAGGATTTCCTGTCTCATGTGCGTGCAGCGCTCGACGAGCACAATCTGACTGGCGAAGCGCTGATTCTCGAGCTCACTGAAAGCGCGTTGCTGCTGGACCTTGACGGTTCAGTCTCTGACCTGAACGTCCTGACCTCCTGGGGAGTCAGGGTCGCCCTGGATGACTTCGGCACCGGTTACTCCAGCCTCAACTACCTGCGCTGCCTCCCGGTGCATCTGGTCAAGATCGATAAAGCATTTGTTCTCTCGCTGCGGGAAGATGGCCACGCCTTCGTCAAGGCCATCACCGTGCTGACCCATGGACTCAATCTTCTCGTGGTGGCCGAGGGAATCGAGGAGGCATGGCAGCTTGACGGCATAGGCGCGCTGGGGGTGGACCTGGGCCAGGGCTTTTTGCTGGGCAGGCCCCAGCGCGCCCCGCTCGCCGGACAGGCGTCAGACATTCTGAAATCTCTGCCGGAAAGCACACCGGTCGGCACCAGTCAGGGATAA
- a CDS encoding BMP family lipoprotein yields the protein MKSHPLLTLTLLSLLCGVSHAQPAPAIGVVLDAGGKNDRSFNQSAYQGVLRAQKDLGIKVDIFEPTTAGDVGRGVQQFSTERKDLIIGIGFNSLDSIDRAAKTNSNLRYAAVDALPSGNNTMGLRFREHEGSFLVGYLAGLSSSTSVVGFVGGMDIPLIHKFEAGYTAGVKLACPKCQVIARYLGTTPAAWNNIPGAVALAGGMKNKGADIIFAAAGGSGRGVINFVTRTQCIKASELPAGVSFGSNNFAKVTKSASYQKTCAGNSRPMFFIGVDSNQNYLGDTDSKPATLNHGLTSMVKRVDNAVYSVIRSAVKGEPWRAGDINFSLENEGVEYAMDTYNDKLVTPAVREKVEKVKGLIISGGIKVPSK from the coding sequence GTGAAATCTCACCCTCTTCTCACTCTGACCCTTCTTTCGCTGCTGTGCGGCGTCAGCCACGCCCAGCCTGCACCTGCTATCGGTGTGGTGCTGGATGCGGGTGGTAAGAACGACCGCTCCTTCAACCAGAGCGCCTATCAGGGCGTCCTGCGGGCCCAGAAGGACCTGGGCATCAAGGTGGACATCTTCGAGCCCACGACCGCTGGTGACGTAGGACGCGGCGTGCAGCAGTTCAGCACCGAGCGCAAGGACCTGATTATCGGCATCGGCTTCAACAGCCTCGACAGCATCGACCGTGCGGCCAAGACCAACTCGAACCTGCGCTACGCCGCAGTCGACGCGCTGCCGAGCGGCAACAACACCATGGGCCTGCGCTTCCGCGAACACGAGGGCAGCTTCCTGGTGGGCTACCTCGCCGGTCTGAGCAGCAGCACCAGTGTGGTCGGCTTCGTGGGCGGCATGGATATTCCGCTGATTCACAAGTTCGAAGCCGGCTACACCGCAGGCGTCAAGCTGGCCTGCCCCAAATGTCAGGTCATCGCCCGCTACCTGGGAACGACCCCCGCGGCCTGGAACAACATTCCGGGTGCTGTGGCCCTGGCCGGCGGCATGAAGAACAAAGGCGCCGACATTATCTTTGCGGCTGCGGGCGGCAGTGGACGCGGCGTGATCAACTTCGTGACCCGCACCCAGTGCATCAAGGCCAGCGAACTGCCCGCGGGCGTGAGCTTCGGCAGCAACAACTTCGCCAAGGTAACCAAGAGCGCGTCATACCAGAAGACCTGCGCCGGCAACTCCCGCCCGATGTTCTTCATTGGGGTGGACAGTAACCAGAACTACCTGGGAGATACCGACAGCAAGCCCGCGACCCTCAACCACGGCCTGACCAGCATGGTCAAGCGTGTGGACAACGCGGTGTACAGCGTGATCCGCTCGGCGGTCAAAGGCGAGCCCTGGCGTGCCGGGGACATCAACTTCAGCCTGGAAAACGAAGGCGTGGAATACGCCATGGACACCTACAATGACAAGCTGGTCACGCCAGCAGTCCGTGAGAAGGTCGAGAAGGTCAAGGGCCTGATCATCAGCGGCGGCATCAAGGTCCCTTCCAAGTAA
- a CDS encoding ABC transporter substrate-binding protein — protein MKKRTLVSLSLLPFLAGSALADKVVSIGFSGPLSGGAAFYGKDTQSGVEMAIAELNRKGIRVKGEKVTFKLVSLDDRYLPNETATNVKRMTSQDIGFIFVPHSGGILTVQPMTARDNFLLVAYSSEPKILEAKNPMTFMLPPRYDNYLQPFTATQMKAYGKKLGLIGTTSAYGKQWTDAITAEWKRQGGTVGGNNGVDYNTTVDYSSAVTKALAEKPDVLFVGGPSQPTALVIKAAREQGFKGGFIVMDQAKFEQMDTLIPATYLNGSVGVLPTKEFPGTSIFVNQYQRVYKKIPTSEAGLNYMGMNVLAKAMELAGSTEPKAVREKLDAAAKALPLSRSVYKLMGVTDIGHVDAEFTIASVRNGKYTKLRVAKVFK, from the coding sequence ATGAAGAAGCGCACCCTAGTATCGTTGTCCCTTCTCCCGTTTCTGGCTGGTTCCGCCCTGGCGGATAAGGTCGTCAGCATCGGCTTCAGCGGTCCCCTTTCCGGCGGCGCCGCGTTTTACGGCAAAGACACCCAGAGCGGCGTGGAAATGGCCATCGCGGAACTGAACCGCAAGGGCATTCGCGTCAAGGGCGAGAAGGTCACCTTCAAGCTCGTCTCCCTGGATGACCGTTACCTGCCCAACGAAACCGCCACCAACGTCAAGCGCATGACCAGCCAGGACATCGGCTTTATCTTCGTGCCCCACTCCGGCGGCATCCTGACCGTGCAGCCCATGACCGCCCGGGATAACTTCCTGCTGGTGGCCTACTCCTCCGAGCCGAAGATCCTGGAAGCCAAGAACCCCATGACCTTCATGCTCCCGCCTCGCTACGACAACTACCTGCAGCCCTTCACCGCCACCCAGATGAAGGCCTACGGCAAGAAGCTGGGGCTGATCGGCACCACCAGCGCCTACGGCAAGCAGTGGACCGACGCCATCACGGCCGAGTGGAAGAGGCAGGGCGGCACGGTGGGCGGCAACAACGGCGTGGACTACAACACCACCGTGGACTACAGCAGCGCCGTGACCAAGGCGCTGGCCGAGAAGCCCGACGTGCTGTTCGTGGGCGGGCCCAGCCAGCCCACCGCACTGGTGATCAAGGCCGCGCGTGAGCAGGGCTTCAAGGGCGGGTTCATCGTAATGGACCAGGCCAAGTTTGAGCAGATGGACACCCTGATTCCGGCCACCTACCTCAACGGCAGCGTGGGCGTGCTGCCCACCAAGGAGTTCCCCGGCACCAGCATTTTCGTCAACCAGTACCAGAGGGTCTACAAGAAGATCCCCACCAGCGAGGCTGGCCTGAACTACATGGGCATGAACGTGCTGGCCAAAGCGATGGAGCTGGCCGGCAGCACCGAACCCAAGGCTGTGCGCGAGAAGCTGGACGCCGCCGCCAAGGCCCTGCCCCTGAGCAGGAGCGTTTACAAGCTGATGGGCGTGACCGACATTGGCCACGTGGACGCCGAGTTCACCATCGCCAGCGTCAGGAACGGCAAGTACACCAAGCTGCGCGTGGCCAAAGTCTTCAAGTAA
- a CDS encoding branched-chain amino acid ABC transporter permease, producing MTTFLQQLFNALALGGVYALVALGLTLVYGVMRVPNFAHGGLYMLGAYLTFAGLTLLKISYVPALLISAVVVALLAALMERLIFYPLRNAPHVHPMIAALGVLFFFEALIAHPAVFGPDFKQIAEPVPGIVTIAGVVITWQRLIVIAASVAAMLGLNFFLKRTLTGATIEAMSQNREGARLVGINTDRVGMLTFAISGALAAIAASLIAPINSVTPSMGEVMNLKVFAIIILGGMGSVPGAIVGAFLLAFSEVFGGFYINLDFADVIGFAMLVLVLAIKPQGLFRRGT from the coding sequence TTGACCACCTTTTTGCAACAACTCTTCAATGCCCTGGCCCTGGGCGGGGTGTACGCCCTGGTCGCCCTGGGCCTGACCCTGGTCTACGGCGTGATGCGCGTGCCGAACTTCGCGCATGGTGGCCTGTACATGCTGGGCGCGTACCTGACCTTCGCGGGGCTGACCCTGCTGAAAATCAGCTACGTGCCCGCGCTGCTGATCTCGGCGGTCGTGGTGGCGCTGCTGGCCGCATTGATGGAGCGGCTGATCTTCTACCCGCTGCGCAACGCCCCGCACGTGCATCCCATGATTGCCGCGCTGGGCGTACTATTTTTCTTCGAAGCCCTGATTGCGCACCCGGCGGTGTTCGGGCCGGATTTCAAGCAAATCGCCGAGCCTGTTCCGGGGATCGTGACCATCGCCGGCGTGGTGATCACCTGGCAGCGCCTGATCGTCATCGCCGCAAGCGTGGCGGCCATGCTGGGACTGAACTTTTTCCTGAAGCGGACCCTCACCGGCGCGACCATCGAAGCGATGTCGCAGAACCGCGAGGGTGCACGGCTGGTGGGCATCAACACTGACCGGGTAGGGATGCTGACCTTTGCTATCTCGGGCGCCCTGGCTGCCATCGCGGCCTCACTGATCGCGCCGATCAACTCGGTGACACCCAGCATGGGCGAGGTCATGAACCTCAAGGTCTTCGCCATCATCATTCTGGGCGGCATGGGCAGTGTGCCGGGCGCTATTGTCGGTGCGTTTCTGCTGGCATTCTCGGAAGTGTTCGGGGGCTTTTACATCAACCTTGACTTTGCGGACGTGATCGGCTTTGCCATGCTGGTGCTGGTGCTGGCCATCAAGCCGCAGGGACTGTTCCGGAGGGGCACATGA
- a CDS encoding branched-chain amino acid ABC transporter permease, with protein MTARRTGPWGWIALFVVMALFPLLRPSGYLLDIGVNIMIYAMLAYGMNILLGYTGQLPLAHAGFFGIGAYTVGILTLKAGWNFWLAWPVAVVLCAVLGWLLGLVAFRTKGDAFSILTLAVGVIIMLVINKWDSLTGGNEGLNGINPPPGLEGLAQSLGLKLSGGFYYMALVALALTVLLVARTRASVFGRSLIAIRGGEDLARSAGINVFQHKLRAMMLSTAIAGFAGGLYAVYIGFLGAASTGPVVTFTVLLYLLVGGLGTLAGPLVGPALIYTLTQNLKGLQDYQYLVFGPLLVLLVMFAPHGLAGAWERLVARRRTPTPSPTPEKAVDHA; from the coding sequence ATGACCGCGCGCCGTACCGGGCCGTGGGGCTGGATCGCGCTGTTCGTAGTGATGGCGCTGTTTCCGCTGCTGCGCCCCTCGGGCTATCTGCTGGACATCGGCGTGAACATCATGATTTACGCCATGCTGGCCTACGGAATGAACATTCTGCTGGGCTATACCGGGCAGTTGCCGCTGGCGCACGCCGGGTTTTTCGGCATCGGGGCCTACACGGTGGGTATCCTGACGCTCAAGGCCGGCTGGAACTTCTGGCTGGCGTGGCCGGTCGCGGTGGTGCTGTGCGCCGTGCTGGGCTGGCTGCTGGGGCTGGTGGCCTTCCGCACCAAGGGAGACGCTTTCTCGATTCTGACGCTGGCGGTCGGCGTGATCATCATGCTGGTGATCAACAAGTGGGACAGCCTGACCGGGGGCAACGAAGGCCTGAACGGCATCAATCCGCCGCCGGGTCTGGAGGGGCTGGCCCAGTCCCTGGGCCTGAAACTCTCGGGCGGCTTTTACTACATGGCTTTGGTGGCGCTGGCACTGACAGTGCTGCTGGTGGCCCGGACCCGCGCCAGCGTGTTCGGCCGCTCGCTGATCGCCATCCGCGGCGGCGAGGACCTGGCCCGCAGTGCGGGGATCAACGTGTTCCAGCACAAGCTGCGGGCCATGATGCTGTCCACTGCCATCGCAGGCTTTGCGGGCGGCCTGTACGCCGTGTATATAGGATTCCTGGGCGCCGCCTCGACGGGACCGGTGGTGACCTTCACGGTGCTGCTGTACCTGCTGGTGGGCGGGCTGGGCACCCTGGCCGGACCTCTGGTCGGACCGGCGCTGATCTACACCCTGACCCAGAACCTCAAGGGCCTGCAGGACTACCAGTATCTGGTGTTCGGGCCGCTGCTGGTGCTGCTGGTGATGTTCGCGCCGCACGGGCTGGCCGGCGCCTGGGAACGGCTGGTCGCGCGCCGGCGCACCCCGACACCCTCCCCTACCCCGGAAAAGGCGGTGGACCATGCCTGA
- a CDS encoding ABC transporter ATP-binding protein yields MPESLLDVQGLGIRFGGLHAVRDVTTHIPAGQITAIIGPNGAGKSTFFNLISGFYQPTSGSIRFADEDITRLKTHEVVSRGIARTFQTTTIYKELSVLEGVMIGHRVRTRAGLFDALLRTGRERQDQAASHAGAMRALERVGLAAQAHLPAGALTQEGQKRVGIAMALASDPKLLLLDEPAAGMNPEETVNLMALIRELVTGGLTVALVEHKMSLVMGLADGIVVLHHGQKIAQGTPQEVSRDPAVIEAYLGGHAHGGQMGNTGKAPAAAEGASHA; encoded by the coding sequence ATGCCTGAGAGCCTGCTTGATGTCCAGGGTCTGGGCATCCGATTCGGCGGCCTTCATGCCGTGCGCGACGTGACCACCCATATTCCGGCCGGACAGATCACTGCGATCATCGGCCCCAACGGTGCGGGCAAGAGCACCTTCTTCAACCTGATCAGCGGGTTTTACCAGCCGACCTCTGGCAGCATCCGTTTTGCCGACGAAGACATTACCCGCCTGAAGACCCACGAGGTGGTCTCGCGCGGCATTGCCCGGACCTTCCAGACCACGACCATCTACAAGGAACTCAGCGTCCTGGAGGGTGTCATGATCGGCCACCGGGTGCGCACCCGCGCCGGACTGTTTGATGCGCTGCTGCGTACTGGTCGCGAGCGGCAGGATCAGGCAGCCAGTCATGCCGGCGCCATGCGGGCCCTGGAGCGGGTGGGGCTCGCGGCGCAGGCGCATCTGCCGGCCGGGGCGCTGACCCAGGAAGGCCAGAAACGGGTCGGGATCGCCATGGCCCTGGCCAGCGACCCCAAGCTGCTTCTGCTTGATGAGCCGGCAGCGGGCATGAACCCCGAAGAGACCGTCAACCTGATGGCCCTGATCCGGGAACTGGTCACGGGTGGGCTGACCGTCGCCCTGGTGGAGCACAAGATGAGCCTGGTGATGGGTCTGGCCGACGGCATTGTGGTGCTGCATCACGGGCAGAAGATTGCCCAGGGCACTCCGCAGGAAGTCAGCCGCGATCCGGCAGTCATCGAGGCCTATCTGGGGGGTCACGCCCACGGTGGTCAGATGGGCAATACCGGCAAGGCGCCGGCAGCTGCAGAGGGAGCCAGCCATGCTTGA
- a CDS encoding ABC transporter ATP-binding protein, with protein MLEVRDLSVKYGHFTALHDVNLNVQAGEIVVLLGANGAGKSTLFRTLSGLQRPSSGSATWNGTPLTGGRPEFNVAHGVAQCPEGRLLFPDLSVEKNLRLGAFVHRKDAAGTNRELDRVYELFPALVEKRAASAGSLSGGQQQMVAIARSLMARPQLLLLDEPSLGLAPLVVEQVFEAVQRVNAAGVSVLLAEQNAFAALGIAHRGYVLEGGRVTLQGAQHELMTDDRVRSAYLGV; from the coding sequence ATGCTTGAGGTGCGGGACCTGAGCGTCAAATACGGGCATTTCACCGCCCTGCATGACGTGAATCTGAATGTGCAGGCCGGTGAGATCGTGGTGCTGCTGGGTGCCAACGGTGCGGGCAAAAGCACGCTGTTCAGGACCCTGTCGGGCCTGCAGCGCCCTTCGTCGGGCAGCGCGACCTGGAATGGCACGCCCCTGACCGGCGGACGCCCGGAGTTCAACGTGGCGCATGGCGTCGCCCAGTGCCCCGAGGGCCGATTGCTGTTTCCGGACCTCAGCGTGGAAAAGAATCTGCGCCTGGGGGCGTTCGTGCACCGCAAGGATGCCGCCGGCACCAACCGGGAACTGGATCGCGTGTACGAGCTGTTTCCAGCACTGGTGGAAAAACGCGCCGCGTCTGCCGGCAGCCTGTCGGGAGGTCAGCAGCAGATGGTGGCGATTGCCCGCTCGCTGATGGCCCGTCCACAGCTGCTGCTGCTGGACGAACCCAGCCTGGGGTTGGCCCCGCTGGTCGTCGAGCAGGTGTTCGAGGCGGTGCAGCGTGTCAACGCGGCGGGCGTCAGCGTGCTGCTGGCCGAGCAGAACGCCTTCGCCGCGCTGGGTATCGCCCACCGTGGATATGTGCTCGAAGGCGGGCGGGTCACCCTGCAGGGCGCCCAGCACGAACTGATGACCGATGACCGGGTGCGCAGCGCGTATCTGGGCGTGTAG